The proteins below come from a single Flavobacterium lindanitolerans genomic window:
- a CDS encoding glutamate decarboxylase, translating into MKEKPTSKPYQFPKKGEGAFRAYQKISNELTLDGNVQLDLGSFSTTSMNPLADKLITEQLGKNFIDYNEYGQTKKIHDRIIGMLSGLLHAADPNNPTGTSTLGSSEAIHLALLSHKWNWKKRRESFGLSASKPNIVYSGNAHVCWDKFALYFDVEPRKIPQTSHDSYPIEEILKSIDQNTICVGAIAGNTYTGSIDPIEKLNDEIIRLNKKHNWDVGIHVDAAIGGFVFPFIKKEVKTWDFRLPLVRSINLSGHKYGLVYPGIGWLIFREAAVLPKELIFTSHYLEKPIETYTLNFSKGASMILAQYFSILQHGKQGYEKTIRDYCKTADVIRKRLRLSGHFETIDEGILPVIVFRLKDVKEDMLTALLLHLRSKNWMLPAYQIPGISKKETLLRIVVKENISPELAQLFCDDLIYSYETLKND; encoded by the coding sequence ATGAAAGAAAAACCTACTTCTAAACCGTATCAGTTTCCTAAAAAAGGAGAAGGAGCTTTTCGCGCTTATCAAAAAATCAGTAACGAGCTGACTTTAGACGGCAACGTACAGCTTGATTTGGGAAGCTTTAGCACGACTTCCATGAATCCGCTTGCCGACAAGCTTATTACAGAACAGCTCGGCAAGAATTTTATTGATTATAATGAATATGGGCAGACCAAAAAAATCCATGACAGAATAATAGGGATGCTATCCGGATTATTGCATGCTGCTGACCCCAATAACCCAACCGGAACCTCAACATTAGGTTCTTCTGAAGCCATACATCTGGCATTACTGTCGCACAAATGGAATTGGAAAAAAAGACGGGAATCTTTTGGTCTTTCTGCTTCAAAGCCCAACATCGTATACAGCGGAAATGCTCATGTCTGCTGGGATAAATTTGCACTTTATTTTGATGTGGAACCTCGCAAAATACCGCAAACATCACATGATTCATATCCTATTGAAGAAATACTGAAAAGCATTGACCAAAACACCATTTGTGTTGGCGCCATAGCCGGAAATACTTATACCGGCAGTATTGACCCCATTGAAAAACTCAATGATGAAATCATACGATTAAACAAAAAACACAATTGGGATGTTGGTATCCATGTCGATGCGGCCATTGGCGGATTTGTATTTCCTTTTATCAAAAAAGAAGTCAAAACCTGGGATTTTCGCCTGCCTTTGGTTCGGAGTATTAATTTATCCGGACATAAATACGGACTCGTATATCCGGGTATAGGATGGTTGATTTTCAGAGAAGCTGCTGTATTGCCAAAAGAACTGATTTTCACGTCCCATTATCTCGAAAAGCCAATAGAAACTTATACCCTTAATTTCTCAAAAGGAGCTTCCATGATTCTGGCACAATACTTTTCTATACTGCAGCACGGGAAGCAAGGTTATGAAAAAACAATACGCGATTACTGTAAAACCGCAGATGTTATACGAAAGAGGCTCCGCCTGTCAGGCCACTTTGAAACCATAGACGAAGGAATACTTCCTGTAATTGTGTTCAGGCTAAAAGATGTAAAAGAGGATATGCTAACCGCCTTATTGCTACACCTCCGTTCTAAAAACTGGATGCTTCCGGCCTATCAGATTCCGGGTATTTCCAAAAAGGAAACACTATTACGGATTGTTGTAAAAGAAAATATCAGTCCTGAACTTGCCCAATTGTTTTGTGACGACCTGATTTACAGTTATGAAACCCTTAAAAATGACTAA
- a CDS encoding YchJ family protein, with product MPNNLNCPCGSGLLFAQCCEPFIKGNSTPPTAEKLMRSRYSAYVVQAVDYLVVTTHISTRRNHSKSAILEWSKSNHWLKLEVVEATENTVEFKAYFLDSRLKAQMHHEKSFFRKEKDSWFYVDGEFF from the coding sequence ATGCCGAATAATTTAAACTGTCCATGCGGTTCGGGATTGTTATTTGCCCAATGCTGCGAACCTTTTATCAAAGGTAACAGCACTCCTCCAACTGCAGAAAAACTAATGCGGTCACGATATAGCGCTTATGTTGTTCAGGCCGTAGATTATCTTGTCGTTACTACACATATTTCCACAAGAAGGAATCATTCAAAATCAGCTATACTGGAATGGTCCAAATCCAACCATTGGCTGAAACTGGAAGTAGTGGAAGCCACGGAAAATACAGTAGAGTTTAAGGCTTATTTTTTAGACAGTCGCCTCAAAGCGCAAATGCACCATGAAAAATCATTTTTCAGGAAAGAAAAAGACAGTTGGTTTTATGTAGATGGTGAATTTTTTTAA
- a CDS encoding HipA family kinase — protein sequence MDNPFSLRTVNVTRYIAPLREGGSLPALADADDGFKYVLKFKGAGHGVKALIAELIGGEIARALGLAVPELVFANLDEAFGRTEGDEEIQDLLQGSQGLNLALHFLSGAITFDPVVTETDATLASKIVWLDAFITNVDRTFRNTNMLIWHKELWLIDHGACLYFHHSWSNWENSAKSPFALIKDHVLLPKASRLEETDKEFKSLLTEDTILSIVNLIPEEWLQWEGSEETPEQIRNTYASFLITRLAHSEIFIKAAQDARQTLI from the coding sequence ATGGATAATCCATTTTCGTTACGGACAGTTAACGTCACCCGATATATCGCTCCGTTGAGAGAAGGAGGTTCGCTTCCTGCTCTTGCCGATGCAGACGACGGTTTTAAATATGTATTGAAATTTAAAGGTGCCGGTCATGGCGTCAAAGCACTGATAGCCGAATTAATTGGAGGCGAAATTGCCAGGGCGCTTGGATTGGCAGTACCGGAATTAGTATTTGCAAATCTTGACGAGGCTTTTGGAAGAACTGAAGGCGATGAAGAAATCCAGGACCTGTTGCAGGGAAGTCAGGGACTGAATCTTGCCCTGCATTTTCTTTCCGGTGCCATTACTTTTGACCCGGTTGTGACAGAAACAGATGCCACTCTGGCTTCAAAAATAGTATGGTTGGATGCCTTCATTACGAATGTAGACCGCACATTCAGAAATACCAACATGCTCATCTGGCATAAAGAATTATGGCTTATTGACCATGGTGCCTGTCTGTATTTTCACCATTCCTGGAGCAATTGGGAAAACAGTGCCAAAAGTCCGTTTGCTTTGATTAAAGACCATGTTTTGCTCCCTAAAGCTTCCCGACTGGAAGAAACCGATAAAGAATTCAAATCACTCCTTACAGAAGATACGATTCTTTCGATTGTAAACCTGATTCCTGAAGAATGGCTACAATGGGAAGGTTCTGAAGAGACACCGGAACAGATACGAAATACCTACGCCTCTTTTTTGATTACGCGTTTAGCCCATTCAGAAATTTTTATAAAAGCTGCTCAAGATGCAAGACAAACACTTATATGA
- a CDS encoding DinB family protein yields the protein MTNNFDTAALIAETNATYEGMEQLLLTIDSSLWDKNPAENSWSVGQVMEHILKANSGLKSLFIENIGETNRPVDEKVPVIKSVFLDFSTKLDAPGFIIPTEKTHDKQQQLDKMKALKDGTLQLIGSSDLSKTCKGFELPVFGYLTRLEWILFTLFHAQRHTNQIKNIITVIDK from the coding sequence ATGACTAACAACTTTGATACTGCCGCACTCATTGCAGAAACCAATGCCACTTATGAAGGCATGGAACAACTGCTATTAACTATTGATAGCAGCTTGTGGGATAAAAATCCTGCTGAAAACAGCTGGTCTGTTGGCCAGGTAATGGAACACATCCTCAAAGCAAATTCCGGGCTCAAAAGCCTGTTTATAGAAAACATAGGTGAAACCAACCGACCAGTAGACGAAAAAGTACCCGTTATCAAATCGGTATTTTTAGATTTCAGCACCAAACTGGATGCACCTGGTTTTATTATCCCAACAGAAAAAACACATGACAAGCAACAGCAACTGGACAAAATGAAAGCCTTAAAAGATGGCACCTTACAGTTGATTGGCTCATCAGATTTGTCAAAAACCTGCAAGGGTTTTGAATTGCCTGTTTTTGGCTATCTGACACGTCTGGAATGGATTCTTTTTACACTATTCCACGCCCAAAGGCACACCAATCAAATCAAAAATATTATTACTGTTATCGATAAATAA
- a CDS encoding sensor histidine kinase, with the protein MKNKLLFPFIFLISQALYSQRVYSLDDDHTYTDSLIQIIKTTRIDSIKGITSFRLAELYRRSKKNELADEYIAVANKIAPRYPFLKDVGVYYNSTTYLSKGDMVNFGKQLSLANTKLKKYKTKESYALRAYIVRNLSILQQFQNNEKEAMRMLIEEAMPLAKKGGDYEVLSGLYKSVAIIFMNNNEREKAEEYLNSAKEYIEKAPRSSYTYKETKVEIYIIDAENLCHLENLTGAKKSLDKAYAIIKDYPKSNMNGGYYLSEGYYFYKIKQYENAFKSYDKGIANSMLFNDIYSANRLKFAKYLPLKAMNRYEDIKKMLSDLIESGSLFAVDEKRYTLELAYAFEKLGDIKNAYKYKSRYIVLSDSLNEQYSKDKITALEAKFNKVENERKIAQLEAQQERDKLIAENNKLYYGLLVALSVLLLLLVIFLWINSKNQKKIAIQHAKNYAQNLKSLKDQKEIEVMQAMIKGEEGERKRIARDLHDGIGSMLSSLKMRFMKVNSASETVDLNEIESMNTLLNNSITELRQISYNLIPESLLKLGLEHALNDLCHMLQTDEVQIDFHANNISKDIPESIQITIYRIVQELLNNALKHSKGTDILVDCNQNRSTFFITVEDNGIGFDSKNMDGFNGQGLKNLKSRVELLNGKMEIDSSAEKGTAFNIELSI; encoded by the coding sequence ATGAAAAACAAATTATTATTCCCGTTTATCTTCTTGATTTCGCAGGCATTATACTCTCAAAGAGTGTATTCGCTTGATGATGATCACACCTATACCGATAGTCTGATACAAATTATTAAAACAACACGAATTGACAGTATTAAGGGTATTACCAGCTTCAGGCTTGCTGAATTATACAGAAGAAGCAAAAAGAACGAACTGGCAGACGAGTATATAGCTGTAGCTAATAAAATTGCTCCCCGATATCCTTTTTTAAAAGATGTTGGTGTTTATTATAATTCAACCACTTATCTAAGTAAAGGTGATATGGTAAATTTTGGAAAGCAATTAAGTCTTGCCAACACAAAGCTCAAGAAATACAAGACAAAAGAATCCTATGCCTTGCGAGCCTATATAGTAAGGAACCTATCGATACTGCAACAGTTCCAGAATAATGAAAAGGAAGCGATGCGGATGCTCATAGAAGAAGCGATGCCGTTGGCTAAAAAAGGAGGAGATTATGAGGTCTTAAGTGGATTATATAAGTCGGTTGCTATAATTTTTATGAATAATAACGAAAGGGAGAAAGCAGAAGAGTATCTTAATTCAGCAAAGGAATATATTGAGAAAGCACCCAGATCATCTTATACTTATAAAGAAACTAAGGTAGAAATCTATATTATAGATGCCGAAAATCTGTGTCATCTAGAAAATCTAACCGGGGCAAAAAAATCATTAGATAAGGCCTATGCGATAATAAAAGATTACCCGAAGTCAAACATGAACGGAGGCTATTATTTATCTGAAGGCTACTATTTCTATAAGATAAAACAATATGAAAATGCATTTAAAAGTTACGACAAAGGAATAGCAAATAGCATGCTTTTTAATGATATATATTCTGCAAATCGTTTGAAATTTGCCAAATATCTTCCATTAAAAGCGATGAACAGATATGAAGATATCAAAAAGATGTTGTCGGATCTCATTGAGAGCGGTTCTCTTTTTGCTGTTGACGAAAAAAGATATACTCTGGAACTGGCCTATGCCTTTGAAAAACTGGGAGATATCAAAAATGCATACAAATATAAATCAAGATATATTGTTCTTAGCGACAGCCTCAACGAACAATATTCCAAAGATAAGATAACTGCGTTGGAGGCAAAATTCAACAAAGTTGAAAACGAACGGAAAATTGCCCAGTTAGAAGCTCAGCAGGAACGCGACAAGCTTATTGCAGAAAATAATAAGTTGTATTACGGTTTATTGGTAGCCCTATCGGTTTTATTATTGTTATTGGTTATTTTCCTTTGGATCAACTCAAAGAACCAGAAAAAGATAGCCATACAGCATGCTAAAAATTACGCACAGAACTTAAAAAGTCTCAAGGACCAGAAAGAGATTGAGGTAATGCAGGCTATGATCAAGGGAGAAGAAGGAGAAAGGAAAAGAATTGCCAGAGATCTTCATGATGGAATAGGAAGTATGCTATCCTCATTAAAAATGAGATTTATGAAAGTAAACTCAGCATCAGAAACCGTAGACCTGAACGAAATTGAAAGCATGAACACATTGCTTAACAATTCGATTACGGAATTGCGACAGATTTCCTATAACCTGATTCCGGAATCGCTTCTCAAATTAGGATTGGAACATGCCCTCAATGATTTGTGCCATATGTTGCAGACAGATGAGGTACAGATTGATTTCCATGCCAACAATATCAGTAAGGATATTCCTGAAAGTATACAGATTACTATTTACAGGATAGTGCAGGAACTCCTTAACAATGCACTGAAACATTCAAAAGGTACTGATATTTTAGTAGATTGCAACCAGAACCGGTCGACGTTTTTTATTACTGTTGAAGATAACGGTATTGGATTTGACAGTAAAAATATGGATGGTTTTAACGGACAGGGATTGAAAAATTTAAAAAGCAGAGTGGAGCTGCTTAACGGGAAAATGGAAATTGATTCGTCTGCCGAAAAAGGAACAGCATTTAATATTGAACTATCTATTTAA
- a CDS encoding DoxX family protein translates to MTDRNGQRRHSPLGYPEYFGVILTVFKVLGALVLIIPAAPKRLKEWAYAGFTFDFLGASASHAAVDGFGFEAVFPLIVLGVLLLSYVSYHKLNSQD, encoded by the coding sequence ATCACAGACCGAAATGGCCAAAGAAGGCATTCGCCACTAGGATATCCGGAATATTTTGGCGTTATCCTTACCGTCTTTAAAGTTTTAGGTGCCTTAGTGCTTATTATTCCTGCAGCCCCAAAACGGCTAAAGGAATGGGCCTATGCCGGATTTACTTTCGATTTCCTTGGTGCTTCTGCCAGCCATGCTGCAGTAGATGGCTTTGGATTTGAGGCTGTTTTTCCTCTTATTGTATTAGGAGTACTCCTGCTTTCTTATGTGAGTTATCACAAACTAAATTCACAAGATTAA
- a CDS encoding DUF3037 domain-containing protein produces the protein MQDKHLYEYAIIRIVPKVEREEFVNTGIIVFCKKEQYIKVLYKIDKAKLQLYSDELDYDQLEQNLQAFVKIAQGAKEGGPIAAFDVPSRFRWMTAVRSSVIQTSRPHPGMCSNLEEISERLFSELVL, from the coding sequence ATGCAAGACAAACACTTATATGAATATGCCATAATTCGTATCGTGCCCAAAGTTGAGCGCGAAGAATTTGTCAATACGGGAATCATTGTCTTCTGTAAAAAAGAGCAGTACATCAAAGTTCTTTACAAGATAGACAAAGCCAAGCTTCAACTCTATTCTGATGAACTTGATTATGACCAACTGGAACAAAATCTGCAGGCATTTGTAAAAATTGCCCAGGGAGCAAAAGAGGGAGGTCCAATTGCAGCATTCGATGTGCCTTCCCGCTTCCGTTGGATGACCGCTGTAAGAAGTTCCGTAATCCAAACCTCAAGGCCACATCCGGGTATGTGCAGTAATTTGGAAGAAATTTCTGAACGCTTGTTTTCAGAACTGGTTTTATAA
- a CDS encoding response regulator transcription factor → MTITKPYKTIIVDDHPIVSEGLQVVFSQSKEVEIVRSFKTGAALLEYGGLAKVDVILLDIFLPDANGIDLCLKIKKSFPKIIILAMSSQAERSIVLQMIKNGANGYLLKSASLEEFKNCINKAVEGELAFSNEVRGIVQKTNIHDLKTVPRLTRREKEILLLLADGKSTQEISDTLFLSYLTVQTHRRNLLNKCQARNLAELLKFAKENAL, encoded by the coding sequence ATGACAATCACAAAGCCTTATAAAACAATAATCGTAGACGACCATCCTATTGTCAGTGAAGGATTGCAGGTTGTTTTTTCGCAGTCAAAAGAAGTTGAAATCGTTAGAAGTTTTAAAACCGGAGCCGCATTATTGGAATATGGGGGATTGGCTAAAGTAGATGTTATTTTGCTGGATATTTTTCTGCCGGATGCCAACGGAATCGATTTGTGCCTGAAAATAAAAAAGAGCTTTCCTAAAATTATTATCCTTGCCATGAGCAGTCAGGCAGAAAGAAGCATTGTTCTTCAGATGATTAAAAATGGCGCCAATGGTTATCTGCTTAAAAGTGCTTCACTGGAAGAATTCAAAAACTGTATCAACAAAGCTGTTGAAGGCGAATTGGCCTTTAGTAATGAAGTTAGGGGAATTGTACAGAAAACCAATATCCATGATTTAAAAACAGTTCCCAGGTTGACCCGAAGGGAAAAAGAAATACTATTATTATTGGCAGATGGCAAATCTACCCAGGAAATCTCAGATACGTTATTTCTAAGCTATCTGACTGTTCAAACCCACAGAAGAAATTTGCTGAACAAATGCCAGGCCCGGAATCTTGCGGAGCTTTTAAAGTTTGCAAAAGAAAACGCTTTGTAA